Within the Medicago truncatula cultivar Jemalong A17 chromosome 4, MtrunA17r5.0-ANR, whole genome shotgun sequence genome, the region attgctttaatagaaatagggcgttacaagttggtatcagagccgtggTCAGTCGTGTCTAGACTAATGTTTGTTGTATTTCCCTGTTATGTGCGAATGGTAGCATAGTACATTCGACATTtgctttgttgtgttgttttcttaTCAGTAAGTTGGTTGTGTAGAGCTGAGATGGCAGGTGGTAAAGACAATGCGGCAATTGCGCAAGCTTTAGCGACTATGGCACAAGTTTTGGCCCAGGCGAATGAGAATACGGTGGCTAATCGGAGGAATGACGGTTAGACCGAAGAGAGGAGGCTTGATAGGTTCTTGAGGAACAATCCGCCGACTTTCAAAGGGAGGTTCGATCCAGAGGGAGCACAGACTTGGGTGCAGGGTatggagaggattttccgagctATGGTTACGGGAGATGACCAGAAGGTCAGGCTAGCAACTCAtatgctagctgaggaagcgGAGCACTGGTAGATTAATGCCAAAGGAAGACTTGAGTTGGAAGGTGATGTGGTGACCTGGGCTAAGTTCAAGGTTGAATTCTTGAGGAAGTATTTCCGTGAAGACTTGAGGACCAAGAAGGAGGTTGAGTTTCTGAATCTGAAATAAGGAAGCATGTCTGTAgccgagtatgcggcgaagtttTAGGAGCTGTCTAGGTTTTATCCCTACATCAATGCTGAGGATGCTATGGTttcgaagtgtgtgaagtttgagagTGGACTTAGGCCGGATatctatcagtacatgtgtgttcaagagatccgagactttgatactttggtgcataagtgtcgtatgtttgatgatgctgggaaGGTTAAGTTTGATTATTTTAAGGCACAAAAGGATAAGAGAGGAAAGATTCAAGGATTTGGAAAGCCGTATAACAAGGAtaaggggaagaagagagaatctgGTGGAGGCTCTAAGGCGAGTTTGGAGGATGTCAGATGCTTCAAGTGTGGGACTTTGGGTCATTATGCCAATGATTCCAAGAACGGTGATAAATGTTTCAGGTGTGGACAAGCGGGTCACAAGTCGGCTGATTGCAAGAAGGAGATCACTTGTTAtaattgtggagagaagggCCATATTAGTACCTAGTGTACCAAGCCGAAGAAGGAGGCGGGAAAAGTGTTTGCTTTGAATGCAGAGGAGGTGGAGCAACTGGATAGTCTTACTtgaggtatgtgttttatcaatagtactcctttgattgcaattattgatactggtgatactcattcttttatctcggtTAGTTGTGTTGAATGTTTGAAattggttgtaactcctttgttgcggggaatggttattgacaccccggctagcggttcggtgactacttcttttatgtgtgctaaaTGTCTTGATAATTttggtaatgttgattttgagttggatcttgtttgccttccgttgaagcatatggatgtgatttttggtatggattggttgttagcttttggggttagcattaattgtttgactaagagtgtaactttttctaagccggtagaagagttagataaaAGATtcttgaccgcggagcaagtgaagaagtctctAGATGGTGAAGCTTGTGTGTTCATGATGTTTGCATCCTTGAAGGAAAGTAGTGAGAAAGGAGTTGGTGAATTGTCGGTTGTGCAAGagtttccagaagtttttccggatgatattaccgagttaccgccggaga harbors:
- the LOC120579934 gene encoding zinc finger protein GIS2-like produces the protein MFDDAGKVKFDYFKAQKDKRGKIQGFGKPYNKDKGKKRESGGGSKASLEDVRCFKCGTLGHYANDSKNGDKCFRCGQAGHKSADCKKEITCYNCGEKGHIST